The following are encoded together in the Schistocerca americana isolate TAMUIC-IGC-003095 chromosome 6, iqSchAmer2.1, whole genome shotgun sequence genome:
- the LOC124619932 gene encoding serine hydrolase-like protein, whose protein sequence is MSKAVTSDDSPNDPNPLTFTEIEIPVPWGKIAAKVWGAADNIPLLAVHGLQDNAGTFDRLVPFLPKHFYIVCIDLPGHGCSSHFPSGFVLHYMDYILSVRRVVDFFKWKQFYFLGHSYGAQLGAYFSAFWPEHIIKLVMLDAISTFVYSDFMDRFPVSSSRLLNMENRIAKKQPPAYSFEEALQRMLESRISKLTDDAAKTLIMRSLVKRNNGVGFSTDQRLKFAAWVPWGPEQNVNILQRIRCPQLIVLASQSLPILSQSFSREMKMFRSRRNFTCIVVDGNHDVHNNQPEIVGPIVTKFFTADKSSL, encoded by the exons ATGTCAAAGGCAGTAACATCAGATGACAGTCCTAATGATCCGAACCCACTAACTTTTACTGAAATTGAAATACCTGTTCCTTGGGGCAAAATTGCAG CAAAGGTTTGGGGAGCCGCAGACAATATACCACTTCTTGCTGTGCATGGACTTCAAGACAACGCTGGGACATTTGATCGCCTTGTGCCCTTTTTGCCAAAacatttttacatagtttgcatagaTTTACCTGGTCATggttgttcatcacattttccatctGGATTTGTCTTGCATTATATGGATTATATATTGTCTGTTAGGAGGGTTGTTGATTTTTTTAAGTGGAAGCAGTTTTACTTCTTAGGACACAGCTATGGTGCACAGTTGGGTGCTTATTTTAGTGCATTCTGGCCAGAACATATAATCAAACTTGTAATGTTGGATGCAATATCTACATTTGTGTATTCAGACTTTATGGATAGATTTCCTGTCAGTTCTTCCCGACTATTGAATATGGAGAACCGAATTGCCAAGAAACAACCCCCTGCTTATAGTTTTGAGGAAGCATTACAGAGAATGTTAGAGAGTAGAATTAGCAAATTAACTGACGATGCTGCTAAAACTCTAATTATGCGCTCACTTGTCaaaagaaataatggtgttggaTTCTCAACCGATCAGCGGTTAAAATTTGCTGCTTGGGTACCGTGGGGTCCTGAGCAAAATGTAAATATCTTACAACGGATCAGATGTCCACAACTCATTGTGTTAGCATCACAGTCACTGCCAATATTGAGCCAATCATTCAGTAGAGAAATGAAAATGTTCAGGTCAAGAAGAAATTTCACTTGCATTGTTGTCGATGGAAATCATGACGTTCACAATAATCAACCTGAAATAGTGGGACcaattgtaacaaaattttttactgCAGATAAGAGTTCCTTGTAA